The Deltaproteobacteria bacterium genome window below encodes:
- a CDS encoding threonylcarbamoyl-AMP synthase — protein sequence MRTDPQVKEAAKILHAGGVVAFPTETSYGLAASIRSLSALERIFRMKRRPREKPLLVLVSGIPDLMELTREIPEVAIPLMDRLWPGPLTILFSALLDLPWPLTGSTGRIGVRISSHPLAQALVAAAGSPITATSANLSGLAPACDPKEIRRQFAEDPPDAILDGGRAAGGPPSTIVDVTTSPVHIVREGAIAEGTIRQLIRERETSAL from the coding sequence ATGAGGACTGATCCCCAGGTGAAAGAGGCCGCCAAGATCCTGCACGCAGGCGGCGTCGTGGCCTTTCCCACCGAGACGAGCTACGGGCTTGCGGCCTCCATCCGCTCCCTGTCCGCCCTTGAGAGGATCTTCCGCATGAAGAGACGGCCCAGGGAAAAACCCCTTCTTGTCCTTGTCTCCGGAATACCGGATCTCATGGAACTGACAAGGGAGATTCCGGAGGTGGCGATCCCGCTCATGGATCGCCTCTGGCCCGGTCCCCTCACCATCCTCTTTTCCGCCCTTTTGGATCTGCCATGGCCCCTTACCGGATCCACAGGCAGGATCGGGGTGCGCATCTCCTCCCACCCTTTGGCCCAGGCCCTTGTTGCAGCGGCCGGATCCCCCATAACGGCCACGAGCGCCAATCTTTCTGGGCTCGCCCCCGCGTGTGACCCGAAGGAGATTCGTCGCCAGTTTGCTGAGGACCCCCCGGATGCGATCCTCGACGGAGGCCGGGCCGCCGGAGGCCCCCCGTCCACCATCGTTGACGTCACAACGAGCCCCGTTCACATCGTGCGGGAAGGGGCCATTGCAGAAGGGACGATCCGGCAGTTGATCAGGGAAAGAGAAACCTCCGCGCTCTGA
- the purD gene encoding phosphoribosylamine--glycine ligase, giving the protein MEPKKVLVIGSGGREHALCWKLAMSPRVFRVYCAPGNAGIARHARLVPIAATDISRLKDWAQAEEVGLTVVGPEAPLAAGIVDEFRSAGLRIFGPTKAAAELEASKVFAKNLLLKAGIPTGGFRVAEDMDTALEYIREMGIPVVLKADGLAAGKGVIVAKSYPEAEEAARLILETKAFGEAGRRIVIEEYLDGEEASFMAITDGRTVLPLATSQDHKAVFDGDKGPNTGGMGAYSPAPVVTERLFEDVLETIIKPTVSAMEAEGRSYQGVLYAGLMIKEGKAKVLEYNCRFGDPEAQPILMRMKGDLAKVLDDAVDGRLHEVAMDWDPRPAVCVVLASGGYPGAYETGKVIRGLEEIEGAEDVMIFHAGTSLADGHLVTAGGRVLGVTAMGKTIQEAIGRAYEAAEGISWEGMHFRRDIGKKAIDREPYSARPDTAPRVGILMGSPSDLEIMQETKRFLEKFRVPCEMLVASAHRCPELAMNYARSARSRGIRVIIAGAGMAAHLAGAIAAHSTLPVIGVPVASSPLNGMDALLSTVQMPPGVPVATMAIGKAGAINAAMFAIQILALSDPALAERIDEYRRSQAQEIERMNQEGHED; this is encoded by the coding sequence GAACCCAAAAAGGTCCTTGTTATCGGTTCAGGAGGGCGGGAGCACGCCCTCTGCTGGAAATTGGCCATGAGTCCCCGCGTCTTTCGCGTTTATTGCGCACCTGGCAACGCCGGGATCGCCAGGCACGCACGCCTCGTCCCCATAGCGGCCACAGACATATCAAGGCTCAAGGACTGGGCACAGGCCGAGGAGGTGGGCCTCACTGTCGTGGGACCTGAGGCCCCGCTTGCCGCAGGCATCGTGGATGAATTCCGCTCAGCAGGCCTCAGGATATTCGGCCCCACAAAGGCAGCGGCAGAGCTCGAAGCAAGCAAGGTCTTTGCCAAAAATCTCCTGCTCAAGGCCGGGATACCTACTGGCGGATTCCGGGTCGCCGAAGACATGGATACCGCCCTCGAATACATCCGGGAAATGGGGATACCTGTGGTCCTCAAGGCCGACGGACTAGCTGCCGGAAAGGGTGTCATCGTGGCCAAAAGTTATCCAGAGGCCGAGGAGGCCGCCCGTCTCATCCTCGAGACAAAGGCCTTTGGCGAGGCAGGCAGACGCATCGTAATCGAGGAATATCTGGACGGCGAGGAGGCGTCCTTCATGGCGATCACAGACGGCCGGACCGTGCTTCCTCTTGCCACATCCCAGGATCATAAGGCCGTCTTCGACGGAGACAAGGGGCCGAACACCGGCGGCATGGGGGCCTACTCACCCGCGCCTGTGGTGACGGAAAGGCTCTTTGAGGACGTCCTGGAGACCATCATAAAACCGACGGTCTCGGCCATGGAGGCAGAAGGGAGATCCTATCAGGGGGTGCTCTATGCCGGGCTCATGATCAAAGAAGGAAAGGCCAAGGTCCTCGAGTACAACTGCCGGTTCGGGGACCCGGAGGCCCAGCCCATCCTCATGCGCATGAAGGGGGACCTGGCGAAGGTCCTGGATGACGCAGTGGACGGTCGTCTCCACGAGGTCGCCATGGACTGGGACCCCCGGCCAGCCGTCTGTGTTGTCCTCGCCTCCGGAGGATATCCAGGCGCCTACGAGACAGGAAAGGTGATCCGAGGCCTCGAAGAAATAGAAGGTGCAGAGGATGTCATGATCTTTCACGCCGGGACCTCCCTTGCCGACGGCCACTTAGTTACTGCAGGCGGACGCGTCCTTGGGGTCACGGCCATGGGAAAGACCATTCAAGAGGCCATTGGGCGTGCGTATGAGGCAGCGGAAGGGATCTCATGGGAGGGCATGCACTTTAGAAGGGACATCGGTAAAAAGGCCATAGACAGGGAACCGTACTCCGCACGTCCTGACACCGCCCCACGCGTCGGGATACTCATGGGGAGCCCGAGTGATCTGGAGATCATGCAGGAGACAAAAAGGTTTCTCGAAAAATTCCGTGTCCCATGTGAGATGCTCGTGGCCTCTGCCCACCGTTGCCCTGAACTTGCCATGAACTATGCCAGATCCGCCCGGTCCCGCGGAATCCGTGTCATCATTGCAGGCGCTGGCATGGCGGCCCATCTCGCAGGTGCCATTGCTGCCCATTCCACCCTTCCAGTCATCGGGGTCCCTGTGGCGAGTTCTCCCCTGAACGGCATGGACGCCCTTCTCTCCACGGTCCAGATGCCCCCGGGGGTTCCGGTCGCGACCATGGCCATAGGCAAGGCCGGGGCCATAAATGCGGCCATGTTCGCCATCCAGATCCTCGCCCTCTCAGACCCTGCGCTTGCGGAAAGGATCGATGAATACCGCCGGTCCCAGGCACAGGAGATCGAAAGGATGAATCAGGAAGGACATGAGGACTGA